A single window of Hylaeus volcanicus isolate JK05 chromosome 8, UHH_iyHylVolc1.0_haploid, whole genome shotgun sequence DNA harbors:
- the LOC128880704 gene encoding general vesicular transport factor p115 isoform X2, translating into MEYFKSSLKFVLGVTPAENEPSGADTVERLVDRLQSSTLLNDRRDACRALKALSRTYRVEVGAQGMHALRQILEVDRTDSEIIGLALDTLCNITDPKTFEEEAEKLDAVNKVGEQFTEIFIKNSDNVGLVLTLLEEFDFHVRWPALKLLMHLLTNRPKDIQEIILVSPMGVSKLMDLLGDSREVIRNDVLLLLIQLTKGNANIQKIVAFENAFDRIFDVIAQEGNAEGGIVVEDCLLLMLNLLRGNISNQNFFKEGNYIQKLTPMFQIPPETDDSPLSGWSPQKVSNVHCMVQVIRALVAPSGPAQAVATCQRIMRACGLLQALCNILMASGVPADVLTETINTVAEVIRGNSNNQEFIAGVMAPSNPPRPAIVVLLMSMVNEKQPFVLRCSVLYCFQCFLYKNEVGQNQLIQTLLPQGNEMQSLTTGQLLCGGLFTPDSLSNWFSAVALSHALIDDSTQKEQLLRVLLATNIGKPPVTLMQQCVILLQQGNKTQCKLGLLMLLCRWTAHCPAAVKSFLLIDSSVAYLTALLSSQENNDDLQETLLQSMCAILIGLCIHFNDDSVSNYTKEKLCNLIENRIGLERFQDAIGGLVRHEVYSRTLKHPQPSAKNPSELLLDHEFCRLSKALEGVITKSVLDGSSSHHKSQNSLPTPPDSVLVAQYKEVIREQDLQIEKLNQITELLVKEKHELEIQVHDLRSTVSHLKDQNLVLRATQSNGRSEETEYYNAVNSEDSAKELEKCRSIIAELENRLAECTSTVKEYKQKLEEENETDFERKSQKKSEELEALKKEQEDLLELLTDQESKLTMYKERLAALGEKVETDESSVELDTDDQPESSNSVERIN; encoded by the exons ATGGAATACTTCAAAAGTAGTTTGAAGTTTGTTTTAGGTGTTACACCTGCGGAGAACGAGCCATCAGGCGCCGATAcg GTAGAACGATTGGTAGACAGATTACAATCGTCCACATTATTAAATGATAGACGGGATGCTTGTCGAGCACTCAAAGCACTTTCCCGTACGTATCGTGTCGAGGTGGGAGCTCAAGGGATGCATGCGTTGAGACAGATTCTGGAGGTGGATAGAACCGATTCTGAAATTATCGGTTTAGCATTAGATACTCTTTGTAATATAACCGATCCTAAAACATTCGAAGAAGAAG CGGAGAAGCTTGACGCTGTAAACAAAGTAGGAGAACaattcacagaaatatttattaaaaattcggaTAACGTAGGATTAGTTTTAACGCTGTTGGAAGAATTTGACTTTCATGTCAGATGGCCGGCGCTAAAGTTACTGATGCATTTATTAACCAATAGACCGAAAGAcatacaagaaataattttagtcaGTCCGATGGGTGTTTCTAAATTAATGGATCTCCTTGGCGATAGCAGAGAAGTCATACGAAATGAT GTCCTGTTGCTTCTAATTCAGTTAACAAAGGGCAAtgcaaatattcaaaaaattgttgcatTTGAAAATGCGTTTGATCGCATCTTCGACGTTATCGCACAGGAGGGTAACGCGGAGGGAGGTATCGTAGTGGAAGATTGTCTGCTGCTTATGTTAAACCTTTTAAGGGGTAATataagtaatcaaaatttttttaaagaag GTAATTACATTCAAAAGCTCACTCCGATGTTCCAAATACCACCGGAAACTGATGATAGCCCTCTAAGCGGATGGAGTCCGCAAAAGGTATCGAATGTTCATTGCATGGTACAAGTAATTCGTGCATTGGTAGCCCCAAGTGGCCCTGCTCAG gctGTAGCAACTTGTCAACGGATCATGAGAGCCTGTGGCTTACTGCAAGCtctatgtaatattttaatggcCAGTGGTGTGCCTGCAGATGTACTGACAGAGACAATTAATACAGTAGCTGAAGTTATCAGAGGAAATAGCAATAATCAAGAATTTATAGCAGGAGTAATGGCACCTAGTAACCCACCTCG ACCTGCAATCGTAGTTTTACTTATGTCTATGGTAAATGAGAAACAACCATTCGTCTTAAGATGTTCCGTTCTCTActgttttcaatgttttttgtataaaaacgAGGTGGGACAAAATCAGCTTATTCAGACTTTACTACCGCAAGGAAACGAGATGCAATCTTTGACAACAG GACAATTGTTATGCGGAGGTTTATTCACCCCGGATTCTTTATCGAATTGGTTTTCCGCCGTGGCGTTATCTCATGCATTGATCGACGATAGCACACAGAAGGAACAACTGTTGCGCGTACTTCTCGCGACTAATATCGGGAAGCCACCAGTGACCTTGATGCAACAATGCGTCATATTGCTGCAGCAAGGCAATAAAACGCAATGCAAATTAGGTCTTTTAATGCTGCTTTGCAGATGGACCGCTCATTGTCCAGCCGCTGTTAAATCGTTCTTGCTTATCGATTCTTCTGTAGCTTATTTAACTGCTCTGTTATCGTCGCAGGAGAATAACGATGACCTGCAAGAAACTTTGCTACAAAGTATGTGCGCCATACTCATTGGATTGTGTATACACTTCAATGACGACAGTGTTTCTAATTATACAAAG gaaaaattatgtaatttaatcgAGAATAGAATAGGATTAGAAAGATTTCAAGATGCTATCGGTGGTCTCGTCAGACATGAAGTATATTCTAGAACGTTAAAACATCCACAGCCATCGGCCAAGAATCCTTCCGAGCTGTTACTGGACCATGAATTCTGTAGATTATCGAAAGCGTTAGAGG GTGTGATTACGAAGTCTGTTTTAGACGGGAGTAGTTCGCACCATAAAAGTCAAAATTCACTACCGACACCACCAGATTCCGTTTTGGTAGCGCAGTATAAAGAAGTTATTCGAGAGCAAGATTTACAAATAGAGAAACTTAATCAAATTACGGAATTACTTGTTAAGGAAAAACATGAACTCGAA ATACAGGTTCATGATCTTCGGTCGACGGTTAGTCATTTAAAGGATCAAAATTTAGTACTACGGGCAACACAGAGTAATGGAAGATCGGAAGAAACAGAATATTATAATGCGGTAAACAGTGAAGATTCCGCGAAAGAATTAGAGAAATGTCGAAGTATTATTGCAGAACTCGAAAACCGTTTGGCGGAATGCACGTCAACGGTAAAGGAATATAAACAGAAactcgaagaagaaaacgagactGACTTTGAACGTAAATCGCAAAAAAAATCCGAAGAATTGGAAGCActgaaaaaagaacaagaagaTCTCTTGGAACTTCTAACCGATCAAGAGAGCAAACTTACGATGTACAAGGAAAGATTGGCAGCATTGGGTGAAAag GTTGAAACAGATGAAAGTTCTGTCGAATTAGACACGGACGATCAACCAGAATCAAGCAATTCGGtagaacgaataaattaa
- the LOC128880704 gene encoding general vesicular transport factor p115 isoform X1, which yields MEYFKSSLKFVLGVTPAENEPSGADTQSAQVERLVDRLQSSTLLNDRRDACRALKALSRTYRVEVGAQGMHALRQILEVDRTDSEIIGLALDTLCNITDPKTFEEEAEKLDAVNKVGEQFTEIFIKNSDNVGLVLTLLEEFDFHVRWPALKLLMHLLTNRPKDIQEIILVSPMGVSKLMDLLGDSREVIRNDVLLLLIQLTKGNANIQKIVAFENAFDRIFDVIAQEGNAEGGIVVEDCLLLMLNLLRGNISNQNFFKEGNYIQKLTPMFQIPPETDDSPLSGWSPQKVSNVHCMVQVIRALVAPSGPAQAVATCQRIMRACGLLQALCNILMASGVPADVLTETINTVAEVIRGNSNNQEFIAGVMAPSNPPRPAIVVLLMSMVNEKQPFVLRCSVLYCFQCFLYKNEVGQNQLIQTLLPQGNEMQSLTTGQLLCGGLFTPDSLSNWFSAVALSHALIDDSTQKEQLLRVLLATNIGKPPVTLMQQCVILLQQGNKTQCKLGLLMLLCRWTAHCPAAVKSFLLIDSSVAYLTALLSSQENNDDLQETLLQSMCAILIGLCIHFNDDSVSNYTKEKLCNLIENRIGLERFQDAIGGLVRHEVYSRTLKHPQPSAKNPSELLLDHEFCRLSKALEGVITKSVLDGSSSHHKSQNSLPTPPDSVLVAQYKEVIREQDLQIEKLNQITELLVKEKHELEIQVHDLRSTVSHLKDQNLVLRATQSNGRSEETEYYNAVNSEDSAKELEKCRSIIAELENRLAECTSTVKEYKQKLEEENETDFERKSQKKSEELEALKKEQEDLLELLTDQESKLTMYKERLAALGEKVETDESSVELDTDDQPESSNSVERIN from the exons ATGGAATACTTCAAAAGTAGTTTGAAGTTTGTTTTAGGTGTTACACCTGCGGAGAACGAGCCATCAGGCGCCGATAcg CAATCGGCGCAGGTAGAACGATTGGTAGACAGATTACAATCGTCCACATTATTAAATGATAGACGGGATGCTTGTCGAGCACTCAAAGCACTTTCCCGTACGTATCGTGTCGAGGTGGGAGCTCAAGGGATGCATGCGTTGAGACAGATTCTGGAGGTGGATAGAACCGATTCTGAAATTATCGGTTTAGCATTAGATACTCTTTGTAATATAACCGATCCTAAAACATTCGAAGAAGAAG CGGAGAAGCTTGACGCTGTAAACAAAGTAGGAGAACaattcacagaaatatttattaaaaattcggaTAACGTAGGATTAGTTTTAACGCTGTTGGAAGAATTTGACTTTCATGTCAGATGGCCGGCGCTAAAGTTACTGATGCATTTATTAACCAATAGACCGAAAGAcatacaagaaataattttagtcaGTCCGATGGGTGTTTCTAAATTAATGGATCTCCTTGGCGATAGCAGAGAAGTCATACGAAATGAT GTCCTGTTGCTTCTAATTCAGTTAACAAAGGGCAAtgcaaatattcaaaaaattgttgcatTTGAAAATGCGTTTGATCGCATCTTCGACGTTATCGCACAGGAGGGTAACGCGGAGGGAGGTATCGTAGTGGAAGATTGTCTGCTGCTTATGTTAAACCTTTTAAGGGGTAATataagtaatcaaaatttttttaaagaag GTAATTACATTCAAAAGCTCACTCCGATGTTCCAAATACCACCGGAAACTGATGATAGCCCTCTAAGCGGATGGAGTCCGCAAAAGGTATCGAATGTTCATTGCATGGTACAAGTAATTCGTGCATTGGTAGCCCCAAGTGGCCCTGCTCAG gctGTAGCAACTTGTCAACGGATCATGAGAGCCTGTGGCTTACTGCAAGCtctatgtaatattttaatggcCAGTGGTGTGCCTGCAGATGTACTGACAGAGACAATTAATACAGTAGCTGAAGTTATCAGAGGAAATAGCAATAATCAAGAATTTATAGCAGGAGTAATGGCACCTAGTAACCCACCTCG ACCTGCAATCGTAGTTTTACTTATGTCTATGGTAAATGAGAAACAACCATTCGTCTTAAGATGTTCCGTTCTCTActgttttcaatgttttttgtataaaaacgAGGTGGGACAAAATCAGCTTATTCAGACTTTACTACCGCAAGGAAACGAGATGCAATCTTTGACAACAG GACAATTGTTATGCGGAGGTTTATTCACCCCGGATTCTTTATCGAATTGGTTTTCCGCCGTGGCGTTATCTCATGCATTGATCGACGATAGCACACAGAAGGAACAACTGTTGCGCGTACTTCTCGCGACTAATATCGGGAAGCCACCAGTGACCTTGATGCAACAATGCGTCATATTGCTGCAGCAAGGCAATAAAACGCAATGCAAATTAGGTCTTTTAATGCTGCTTTGCAGATGGACCGCTCATTGTCCAGCCGCTGTTAAATCGTTCTTGCTTATCGATTCTTCTGTAGCTTATTTAACTGCTCTGTTATCGTCGCAGGAGAATAACGATGACCTGCAAGAAACTTTGCTACAAAGTATGTGCGCCATACTCATTGGATTGTGTATACACTTCAATGACGACAGTGTTTCTAATTATACAAAG gaaaaattatgtaatttaatcgAGAATAGAATAGGATTAGAAAGATTTCAAGATGCTATCGGTGGTCTCGTCAGACATGAAGTATATTCTAGAACGTTAAAACATCCACAGCCATCGGCCAAGAATCCTTCCGAGCTGTTACTGGACCATGAATTCTGTAGATTATCGAAAGCGTTAGAGG GTGTGATTACGAAGTCTGTTTTAGACGGGAGTAGTTCGCACCATAAAAGTCAAAATTCACTACCGACACCACCAGATTCCGTTTTGGTAGCGCAGTATAAAGAAGTTATTCGAGAGCAAGATTTACAAATAGAGAAACTTAATCAAATTACGGAATTACTTGTTAAGGAAAAACATGAACTCGAA ATACAGGTTCATGATCTTCGGTCGACGGTTAGTCATTTAAAGGATCAAAATTTAGTACTACGGGCAACACAGAGTAATGGAAGATCGGAAGAAACAGAATATTATAATGCGGTAAACAGTGAAGATTCCGCGAAAGAATTAGAGAAATGTCGAAGTATTATTGCAGAACTCGAAAACCGTTTGGCGGAATGCACGTCAACGGTAAAGGAATATAAACAGAAactcgaagaagaaaacgagactGACTTTGAACGTAAATCGCAAAAAAAATCCGAAGAATTGGAAGCActgaaaaaagaacaagaagaTCTCTTGGAACTTCTAACCGATCAAGAGAGCAAACTTACGATGTACAAGGAAAGATTGGCAGCATTGGGTGAAAag GTTGAAACAGATGAAAGTTCTGTCGAATTAGACACGGACGATCAACCAGAATCAAGCAATTCGGtagaacgaataaattaa
- the LOC128880704 gene encoding general vesicular transport factor p115 isoform X3, producing MEYFKSSLKFVLGVTPAENEPSGADTQSAQVERLVDRLQSSTLLNDRRDACRALKALSRTYRVEVGAQGMHALRQILEVDRTDSEIIGLALDTLCNITDPKTFEEEAEKLDAVNKVGEQFTEIFIKNSDNVGLVLTLLEEFDFHVRWPALKLLMHLLTNRPKDIQEIILVSPMGVSKLMDLLGDSREVIRNDVLLLLIQLTKGNANIQKIVAFENAFDRIFDVIAQEGNAEGGIVVEDCLLLMLNLLRGNISNQNFFKEGNYIQKLTPMFQIPPETDDSPLSGWSPQKVSNVHCMVQVIRALVAPSGPAQAVATCQRIMRACGLLQALCNILMASGVPADVLTETINTVAEVIRGNSNNQEFIAGVMAPSNPPRPAIVVLLMSMVNEKQPFVLRCSVLYCFQCFLYKNEVGQNQLIQTLLPQGNEMQSLTTGQLLCGGLFTPDSLSNWFSAVALSHALIDDSTQKEQLLRVLLATNIGKPPVTLMQQCVILLQQGNKTQCKLGLLMLLCRWTAHCPAAVKSFLLIDSSVAYLTALLSSQENNDDLQETLLQSMCAILIGLCIHFNDDSVSNYTKEKLCNLIENRIGLERFQDAIGGLVRHEVYSRTLKHPQPSAKNPSELLLDHEFCRLSKALEGVITKSVLDGSSSHHKSQNSLPTPPDSVLVAQYKEVIREQDLQIEKLNQITELLVKEKHELEVRYRFMIFGRRLVI from the exons ATGGAATACTTCAAAAGTAGTTTGAAGTTTGTTTTAGGTGTTACACCTGCGGAGAACGAGCCATCAGGCGCCGATAcg CAATCGGCGCAGGTAGAACGATTGGTAGACAGATTACAATCGTCCACATTATTAAATGATAGACGGGATGCTTGTCGAGCACTCAAAGCACTTTCCCGTACGTATCGTGTCGAGGTGGGAGCTCAAGGGATGCATGCGTTGAGACAGATTCTGGAGGTGGATAGAACCGATTCTGAAATTATCGGTTTAGCATTAGATACTCTTTGTAATATAACCGATCCTAAAACATTCGAAGAAGAAG CGGAGAAGCTTGACGCTGTAAACAAAGTAGGAGAACaattcacagaaatatttattaaaaattcggaTAACGTAGGATTAGTTTTAACGCTGTTGGAAGAATTTGACTTTCATGTCAGATGGCCGGCGCTAAAGTTACTGATGCATTTATTAACCAATAGACCGAAAGAcatacaagaaataattttagtcaGTCCGATGGGTGTTTCTAAATTAATGGATCTCCTTGGCGATAGCAGAGAAGTCATACGAAATGAT GTCCTGTTGCTTCTAATTCAGTTAACAAAGGGCAAtgcaaatattcaaaaaattgttgcatTTGAAAATGCGTTTGATCGCATCTTCGACGTTATCGCACAGGAGGGTAACGCGGAGGGAGGTATCGTAGTGGAAGATTGTCTGCTGCTTATGTTAAACCTTTTAAGGGGTAATataagtaatcaaaatttttttaaagaag GTAATTACATTCAAAAGCTCACTCCGATGTTCCAAATACCACCGGAAACTGATGATAGCCCTCTAAGCGGATGGAGTCCGCAAAAGGTATCGAATGTTCATTGCATGGTACAAGTAATTCGTGCATTGGTAGCCCCAAGTGGCCCTGCTCAG gctGTAGCAACTTGTCAACGGATCATGAGAGCCTGTGGCTTACTGCAAGCtctatgtaatattttaatggcCAGTGGTGTGCCTGCAGATGTACTGACAGAGACAATTAATACAGTAGCTGAAGTTATCAGAGGAAATAGCAATAATCAAGAATTTATAGCAGGAGTAATGGCACCTAGTAACCCACCTCG ACCTGCAATCGTAGTTTTACTTATGTCTATGGTAAATGAGAAACAACCATTCGTCTTAAGATGTTCCGTTCTCTActgttttcaatgttttttgtataaaaacgAGGTGGGACAAAATCAGCTTATTCAGACTTTACTACCGCAAGGAAACGAGATGCAATCTTTGACAACAG GACAATTGTTATGCGGAGGTTTATTCACCCCGGATTCTTTATCGAATTGGTTTTCCGCCGTGGCGTTATCTCATGCATTGATCGACGATAGCACACAGAAGGAACAACTGTTGCGCGTACTTCTCGCGACTAATATCGGGAAGCCACCAGTGACCTTGATGCAACAATGCGTCATATTGCTGCAGCAAGGCAATAAAACGCAATGCAAATTAGGTCTTTTAATGCTGCTTTGCAGATGGACCGCTCATTGTCCAGCCGCTGTTAAATCGTTCTTGCTTATCGATTCTTCTGTAGCTTATTTAACTGCTCTGTTATCGTCGCAGGAGAATAACGATGACCTGCAAGAAACTTTGCTACAAAGTATGTGCGCCATACTCATTGGATTGTGTATACACTTCAATGACGACAGTGTTTCTAATTATACAAAG gaaaaattatgtaatttaatcgAGAATAGAATAGGATTAGAAAGATTTCAAGATGCTATCGGTGGTCTCGTCAGACATGAAGTATATTCTAGAACGTTAAAACATCCACAGCCATCGGCCAAGAATCCTTCCGAGCTGTTACTGGACCATGAATTCTGTAGATTATCGAAAGCGTTAGAGG GTGTGATTACGAAGTCTGTTTTAGACGGGAGTAGTTCGCACCATAAAAGTCAAAATTCACTACCGACACCACCAGATTCCGTTTTGGTAGCGCAGTATAAAGAAGTTATTCGAGAGCAAGATTTACAAATAGAGAAACTTAATCAAATTACGGAATTACTTGTTAAGGAAAAACATGAACTCGAAGTACG ATACAGGTTCATGATCTTCGGTCGACGGTTAGTCATTTAA